In a genomic window of Rhopalosiphum maidis isolate BTI-1 chromosome 4, ASM367621v3, whole genome shotgun sequence:
- the LOC113556484 gene encoding structural maintenance of chromosomes protein 5, with product MKNSASTSQSGDDSEVLNKKRKVDHMVDGSIVKVELKNFMTFTEVVYTPHSKLNLIIGPNGSGKSSIVTALILGFGGNPKDINRGDKVSQFVKLGKSVADISIELYKRSNQNMNLRRTIFASNETCHYYVNSILVSKKKYIDVVESFNIKVHNLCQFLPQDRLEDFSKLDSKGLLINALQSIENKDLLINFEKLKTLADSINTYDGDKKKLQDSIRSETAVNLKLETIVNTFTEKKLLEEQLLTVLQKRCWSLYILAWQQISSERKKFEESKKHNNAALSLINQHREIINNKKLGENNLKNVVLQNANIVSKLIEKLSNQVGAAECHVSDLNDLKKTARKSSIKIEDLTESISVMEEKLQSIKNETLNVEECKLELNEINKNIKSIDSNIYPVRNNLESVKNKLKGLTEKMYGIDQELEREKRKEDGKNQLLQRRFPEMWKAIKWLRNCDKSKIFHGQVFEPLFTQIEVHDQNNAKYIENIINYRDMIAFVFEYAEDLTTFNKIVKQERWQRINSISAPPANIHINETPNYDINSLRQFGFHSYALDMIQAPTVIKRYLARNYDMQNIPIGSKEVINNLQNLPNNIGFFFAGNDQVHIKTSNYTGEKITRQTQISNEAQFLLFSVDSNLIKSLTIKKEEARINCEHFEQQQIELNNQLRMAEDSRQPFIARKKEIQGSFIKFQNRQQAYDKMIKDKEFKQSELKTEKERLTKLLNQNSQLINKYFDSMNGVIVMLDSYSTSIKYLIASTFVVSNCHVDMEEENKVLKQLKKLYETNLNNFNEYLKYIQKLDSEFKKMLDVAIHWSRGVSPYDKTLFQPFKEKFDDIEQSEVEDLDVLMVEKKAKLNCLNIDPNAPQLIKEYKERKIKIKNLEKKLESLNQNAQTKEYEIDRLHSEWLPKIQELTGLLSENFHKFLKSFGCSGIIELDIGITRYDFEAYGLLIKVQFRNDIPSLRLLDAKTQSGGERALTTALFLLSLQEVTHFPFRIVDEINQGMDKVYERKLMELFMELFEDRKNQYFVVTPKLIKNLTFKNTTVDIIFCIDK from the exons ATGAAAAATTCCGCATCAACATCCCAAAGTGGTGATGATTCAgaagttttaaacaaaaaacgtAAAGTTGATCACATGGTCGATGGTTCAATTGTCAAAGTAGAATTAAAGAATTTCAT GACTTTTACTGAAGTTGTATATACTCCACATTCAAaactgaatttaataattgggcCCAATGGATCTGGAAAATCGTCAATTGTTACAGCTCTCATATTAGGATTTGGTGGTAATCCAAAGGATATTAATAGAGGAGACAAA GTCAGTCAATTTGTAAAACTAGGTAAATCTGTAGCAGATATTTCTATAGAACTTTATAAGAgatcaaatcaaaatatgaatttgagAAGGACAATATTTGCCAGCAATGAAACTTGTCACTATTATGTCAACAGTATCTTagtctcaaaaaaaaaa TACATTGATGTTGTTGAAAGCTTTAACATAAAAGTGCATAACTTATGTCAGTTTTTACCACAAGACAGATTAgaagatttttcaaaattagatTCTAaaggtttattaataaatgcttTACAAAGTATAG aaAATAAAGACTTATTGAtcaattttgaaaagttaaaaactcTCGCTGATAGTATAAACACATATGATGGCGATAAAAAGAAATTACAAGATAGTATCAGATCAGAAACTGCTGTAAATCTAAA atTGGAAACAATTGTCAATACATTcacggaaaaaaaattattagaagaACAGTTATTGACTGTGTTACAGAAGAGATGTTGGTCCTTATATATATTAGCTTGGCAACAAATTTctagt gaaagaaaaaaatttgaagaatcaaaaaaacataataatgctGCCTTGAGTCTTATCAATCAGCAtagagaaataataaataataaaaaattaggaGAAAATAATCTGAAAAATGTGGTTCTTCAGAAT GCAAATatagtaagtaaattaatagaaaaacttAGTAATCAAGTTGGAGCTGCTGAATGTCATGTATctgatttaaatgatttaaaaaaaactgctagaaaaagttcaataaaaattgaagacCTTACAGAGTCAATATCTGTTATGGAAGAGAAGTTACagagtataaaaaatgaaacattaaaTGTTGAAG AATGTAAATTGGAACTTaatgaaatcaataaaaacatcaaaagcatcgattcaaatatttatcctgtgaggaataacttagagagtgttaaaaataaattgaaaggtcttactgaaaaaatgtatg gtaTTGATCAAGAACTTGAAagagaaaaaagaaaagaggATGGCAAAAATCAATTACTGCAGAGAAGGTTTCCGGAAATGTGGAAAGCAATTAAATGGCTAAGAAATTGTGACAAGTCAAAAATTTTTCATGGACAAGTATTTGAACCATTATTCACTcag atTGAAGTACATGACCAAAATAATGCTAAGTACatagaaaacattattaattatcgagATATGAttgcatttgtttttgagtATGCAGAAGATTTgactacatttaataaaatagtaaaacaagAACGTTGGCAaagaataaattcaatttcagCTCCTCCTGCCAATATTCACATTAACGAGACaccaaattatgatataaatagtttaag GCAATTTGGTTTCCATTCATATGCATTAGATATGATACAAGCTCCAACTGTTATAAAGAGATATCTAGCTCGAAATTATGACAtgcaaaatatacctattggaTCCAaggaagttattaataatctgCAGAATTTACCCAATAATATTGGGTTCTTTTTTGCAG gtaATGATCAAGTCCATATAAAAACTTCAAACTACACAGGAGAAAAGATCACCCGTCAAACACAAATATCAAATGAGGCACAATTTTTGCTGTTTTCTGTAGattcaaatttgataaaatcacTGACTATCaa AAAAGAAGAAGCTAGAATAAATTGTGAACATTTTGAACAACaacaaattgaattaaataatcagCTCAGAATGGCTGAAGATAGTCGTCAGCCTTTTATTGctagaaaaaaagaaatacaaggaagttttataaaatttcaaaataggcAACAAGCTTATGATAAAATGATCAAAGATAAGGAGTTTAAACAAAGTGAACTTAAAACAGAAAAAGAAAGGTTGACCAAATTATTAAACCAAAATTcg CAATTAATCAATAAGTATTTTGATTCAATGAATGGAGTTATTGTGATGCTGGACAGTTATTcaacaagtataaaatatctgaTTGCTTCAACCTTTGTTGTTAGTAATTGTCACGTTGATATGGAAGAagaaaataaagttttgaaGCAATTGAAAAAACTCTATGAAACTAACTTG aacaatTTCAATGAGTACCTGAAGTACATACAAAAGTTGGATTCAGAATTTAAGAAAATGCTTGATGTAGCTATACATTGGTCTAGAGGAGTGTCTCCATatgataaaactttatttcaaCCGTTCAAGGAAAAATTTGATGATATAGAACAGTCTGAGGTTGAAGATTTAGATGTATTAATGGTCGAGAAAAAAGCCAAACTCAACTGTCTGAATATTGATCCAAATGCTCCTCAA ttaataaaagaatacaaagaacgaaaaataaaaataaaaaatttggaaaAGAAATTGGAAAGTTTAAACCAGAATGCTCAAACCAAAGAATATGAAATTGATAGATTACACTCTGAATGGTTACCGAAAATACAAGAACTTACAGGTTTGTTGAGTGAAAATTTCCATAAGTTTCTCAAATCATTTGGTTGTAGTGGCATAATTGAATTGGATATTGGCATAACGAgg TATGATTTTGAAGCATATGGGCTATTGATAAAGGTGCAATTTCGAAATGATATTCCTTCTTTGAGGCTATTAGATGCTAAAACCCAAAGTGGTGGTGAACGTGCACTGACAACagcattatttttgttgtccCTCCAAGAAGTCACACATTTTCCATTTAGAATTGTTGATGAAATTAATCAG ggCATGGATAAAGTCTATGAAAGGAAATTAATGGAATTGTTTATGGAGTTATTTGAAGACAGGAAAAATCAGTATTTTGTAGTTACACCAAAG TTAATCAAGAACCTCACATTTAAAAACACCACagtggatattatattttgtattgataaataa
- the LOC113556431 gene encoding AN1-type zinc finger protein 4-like has product MSRKQKWRSNPENEQLDESPISLTIETLTGTAFEITVSPTDYISSLKSRIQRVEGIPVNQQHLLLGEKILSDHTTIANNNLHDGSTLRLVLSLQGGPIGTSRRMLPLDNETIRQLVNLNKKEILEDAPPGSKLAVLIFREGEVINLLRVIENSDGSLTNLKESTKKISTAELPKKKKSKPSVENNTTYLKMMLLKHNLETLSISSKSKLKRTKPEHRKSASAPEKSQMKTEKDSSKLHTWRLPIVQSTPVLGKYVRSAEFSRIPVLPTIASTTCSEKNAKSTTTRQLCHIMNEPRHTGSTSSIDSISESGTDIDVSSTDWSRRPSSSSLVLSHNIHINVSRQASPTEQMTAMSSLSNNTGLGAIHRILNRSDMPIQLDDDEEPMESESNRMEKKSPAIVPEDLNQTTPDQMVEKKKKRCAQCNKKLTISAQYTCRCGLTFCPVHRYSESHNCSYDYQKNGRNSIEKNNPLVVRPKLPKI; this is encoded by the exons ATGTCACGCAAACAAAAATGGAGATCAAATCCTGAAAATGAACAATTGGATGAATCACCAATATCACTTACTATTGAAACACTAACGGGTACAGCATTTGAAATTACTGTGAGCCCAACAGACTATATAAGTTCATTGAAGTCACGAATACAACGTGTTGAAG GTATACCAGTAAACCAACAACATTTGCTCCTAggcgaaaaaatattatctgacCATACAACTATAGCTAATAATAATCTTCATGATGGATCAACATTGCGACTGGTATTGTCCTTACAAGGTGGACCCATTGGCACAAGTCGTAGAATGCTGCCCTTGGACAATGAAACTATTCGACAATTGGTTAATCTAAAtaa AAAAGAAATATTGGAGGATGCACCTCCAGGTAGTAAGCTTGCAGTCTTGATATTTCGCGAAGGTGAAGTAATTAACTTACTTCGTGTAATTGAAAATAGTGATGGttcattaacaaatttaaaggaATCCACTaa aAAAATATCTACAGCAGAATtaccaaaaaagaaaaaatctaAGCCatctgttgaaaataatacaacatatcTCAAGATGATGTTGCTGAAACATAATTTAGAAACGCTTTCTATTTCTTCAAAATCTAaa TTAAAAAGAACAAAACCTGAGCATCGTAAATCAGCTTCAGCACCAGAAAAATCACAAATGAAGACTGAAAAAGATAGTAGCAAGCTACATACATGGAGATTACCTATTGTTCAATCAACTCCTGTTTTGGGGAAGTATGTTCGTAGTGCTGAATTCTCAAGAATACCAGTATTACCGACTATCGCTAGTACTACATGCTCGGAAAAGAATGCAAAATCAACTACAACTAGACAACTTTGCCATATCATGAATGAACCTAGACATACTGGAAGTACTTCAAGTATTGACAG TATTTCAGAATCTGGTACTGATATTGATGTATCCAGCACAGATTGGTCTAGACGTCCTAGTAGTTCATCATTGGTGTTATCCCATAATATCCACATAAATGTTTCTAGACAAGCGTCACCGACTGAACAAATGACTGCCATGTCCTCCCTGTCCAATAATACTGGATTGGGAGCTATACATAGGATATTGAATAGATCAGATATGCCTATTCAACTTGATGATGATGAAGAACCTATGGAATCAGAAAGTAAtagaatggaaaaaaaatcccCAGCTATTGTACCTGAAGATCTGAATCAAACTACACCTGATCAAATGGtagagaaaaagaaaaaaagatgcGCTCAATGCAATAAGAAACTAACTATTAGCGCTCAGTATACATGTCGATGTGGGCTTACTTTTTGTCCAGTACATag gtaCTCAGAATCGCACAATTGCTCCTATGATTATCAAAAGAATGGTCGCAATTCTATCGAAAAAAACAACCCTTTAGTTGTTAGGCCAAAGTtaccaaaaatttaa
- the LOC113557022 gene encoding eukaryotic translation initiation factor 3 subunit F-1, producing the protein MALNLKVKVHPVVLFQIVDAYERRNIDAHRVIGTLMGTVDKGVVEVTNSFGVPHKEYEDTVEADIVYAADMFKMNQKVNRSEQIVGWWATGNEVTTHSSTIHEYYLMECNNPVHITLDTTLKNDNMGLKAYISTQIGVPGGKTGNMFINVPIEVTCYQPETVGLSLCQKTVAVGQKCQEPIAELIQIEEASSKISDLLEVVLSYIDKVLASSDCNAADNSHIGRILLDLMHSVPHVTPERFEEMFNSNVKDLLMVITLSQLTKTQLELNEKLTLLSLS; encoded by the exons ATggcgttaaatttaaaagtaaaagtgCACCCTGTTGTGTTATTTCAAATTGTGGATGCGTATGAGCGTAGAAATATTGATGCTCATAGAGTAATTGGAACATTGATGG GTACTGTTGACAAAGGTGTAGTTGAAGTGACTAATTCTTTTGGAGTCCCTCATAAAGAATATGAAGACACT GTGGAGGCTGATATTGTATATGCAGCAGATATGTTCAAAATGAATCAAAAAGTCAACAGATCTGAACAAATTGTTGGATGGTGGGCTACAGGTAACGAAGTAACTACACATTCATCAACTATACATGAATACTACTTGATGGAATGTAACAATCCAGTACACATCACTTTGgatacaacattaaaaaacgataatatggGTTTAAAAGCATACATTAG tacACAAATTGGTGTTCCTGGAGGCAAAACTGGAAATATGTTCATTAATGTACCAATTGAAGTTACATGTTATCAACCTGAAACAGTTGGAT taagctTGTGCCAGAAAACTGTAGCCGTCGGACAAAAATGTCAAGAACCAATTGCTGAGCTGATACAAATAGAAGAGGCATCATCAAAAATCTCTGACCTTTTGGAGGTAGTTTTATCTTACATTGATAAGGTATTAGCATCAAGTGACTGTAATGCAGCTGACAACAGTCATATTGGTCGTATATTACTTGACCTTATGCACAGTGTACCTCATGTGACACCTGAACGATTTGAAGAAATGTTTAATTCCAATGTTAAG gatttGTTGATGGTTATTACTTTATCTCAATTGACCAAGACCCAATTAGAACTCAACGAAAAACTCACATTACTCAGtttgtcataa
- the LOC113555870 gene encoding sec1 family domain-containing protein 1: protein MASSIRDKQIAALKQMLNLNSPEYKDNSSEPVWKVLIYDRRGQDILSPLIPIKELRECGVTLHLSIHSERDPIPDVAAIYFCMPDQDNLDRIAQDFQNNVYEKYYLNFISAICRQKLEDLASSALQTENVSHVHKIYDQYLNFISLEDELFILSNQNAQSVSYYALNRADAKDTDVEVMMDDTVDGLYSVFVTLGTLPIIRSARGNAAEMVAEKLDKKLRENLRDTRNSLFSSENSGIYNFQRPLLVVLDRNIDMATPLHHTWTYQALVHDVLKLNLNRVTVAQEHKKPKTFDLDPKDSFWITHKGSPFPTVAESIQSELEHLKNSEEEVKQLKESMGLDGESDVALAMMSDNTAKLTSAVNSLPQLLEKKRLIDMHTDLATSILSVIKSRRLDLLFEFEEKVMSQASLDKQILDIINDTEAGTPEDKMRLFIIYYIYTHSISDSDIDMYSSALEKQGCDLSPLKYIKRWKMFSNITTTSNQYGGGTKSVNMFEKLISHTSSFVMEGVKNLVVKRHTFPVTRIVDELLENKQSSGTSDEFRYFDPKQLRNTDGFKSKNNFSEVIVFIVGGGNYIEYQNLLEYVRNKTVSPGLPQLRIVYGSTVVNNAPEFLEQLSLLGQELH, encoded by the coding sequence atggcaTCTTCAATTCGGGATAAACAAATTGCTGCATTGAAACAAATGCTCAATTTAAATAGTCCCGAATATAAAGATAACAGCTCAGAACCTGTATGGAAAGTACTTATATATGATCGCCGTGGCCAAGACATCCTATCACCATTAATTCCAATTAAAGAATTACGAGAATGTGGTGTGACATTGCATTTAAGTATTCATTCTGAAAGAGATCCTATTCCTGATGTAGcagctatttatttttgtatgccAGATCAAGATAATCTTGACAGAATAGCTCAAGACTTTCAgaataatgtatatgaaaaatattatttaaactttatctCGGCTATTTGTCGTCAAAAACTAGAGGATTTGGCTAGTTCAGCACTACAAACTGAAAATGTAAGTCatgttcataaaatttatgatcaatatttaaattttatttctttggaagatgaattatttatattaagcaaTCAAAATGCTCAATCAGTATCATATTATGCGTTGAACCGTGCAGATGCAAAAGATACTGATGTAGAAGTAATGATGGATGATACTGTTGATGGTTTATATTCAGTTTTTGTAACTCTTGGGACATTACCTATTATTCGCAGTGCTCGTGGTAATGCTGCAGAAATGGTAGCcgaaaaattagataaaaaattaagagaAAATTTAAGAGACACTAGAAATAGTTTGTTCTCATCTGAAAACTCTggaatatacaattttcaacgaCCCCTCTTGGTTGTACTTGACCGTAATATTGATATGGCAACACCTCTACATCATACATGGACTTATCAAGCATTAGTACATGatgtattaaaactaaatttaaatagggtCACAGTAGCTCAAGAGCATAAGAAACCAAAAACTTTTGATTTGGATCCTAAAGATTCCTTTTGGATAACTCACAAAGGAAGCCCGTTCCCTACTGTAGCAGAATCAATTCAATCTGAATTGGAGCATTTAAAGAACTCCGAAGAAGAAGTCAAACAGTTAAAAGAATCCATGGGTTTAGATGGCGAAAGTGATGTGGCTTTAGCCATGATGAGTGATAATACTGCTAAACTGACATCTGCTGTTAACTCTTTACCACAACTATTAGAAAAGAAAAGATTAATAGACATGCATACAGATTTAGCTACTAGCATTTTATCAGTGATTAAATCACGACGTTTAGATTTACTGTTtgaatttgaagaaaaagtaATGAGCCAAGCATCTTtagataaacaaatattagatattataaatgatacagAAGCTGGAACTCCTGAAGACAAAAtgagattatttataatttattacatatatacacattccATATCAGATTCAGACATCGATATGTATTCATCTGCTTTAGAGAAACAAGGTTGTGATCTCAGCCcacttaaatacattaaaagatggaaaatgttttctaatatCACAACAACATCAAATCAGTATGGAGGTGGTACTAAATCTGttaatatgtttgaaaaattaatttcccaTACTTCCTCATTTGTTATGGAAGGAGTGAAAAATTTAGTAGTTAAAAGACACACATTTCCTGTAACTAGAATCGTTGatgaattattagaaaataaacagTCATCTGGCACATCAGATGAATTTCGTTATTTCGATCCAAAACAGCTACGTAATACTGATGGATTtaagtctaaaaataattttagtgaggttatagtatttatagttgGTGGAGGCAATTACATTGAATACCAAAATTTATTGGAATATGTAAGAAATAAAACTGTGTCACCTGGTTTACCACAGTTAAGAATTGTCTATGGATCAACTGTTGTGAACAATGCACCGGAATTCTTAGAACAGCTGTCATTATTGGGTCAAGAGttacactaa